The proteins below are encoded in one region of Thermothelomyces thermophilus ATCC 42464 chromosome 1, complete sequence:
- a CDS encoding carbohydrate esterase family 3 protein (CAZy_ID 268006), translating to MHLLALGFVTGLAATVDAQVVKVMLLGDSITEITCWRPLVWEQIAAAGLAGDVDLVGTMSDLDGRCSRPSGFDPDHEGHSGWQAYDIARNNIAGWVRSARPDVVQFMLGTNDVNIGKRDVQSVLDSYTIMLDAMRDANPNVKVIIDKLIPTSWSDATIEAINSAIPGWAAAHSTAQSPVEVADCSRAAGFTNDMLQADGVHPNELGDRFIAEQVGPKLIQFISDARARVRNY from the exons ATGCACCTCCTCGCTCTTGGATTCGTCACCGGCCTTGCTGCCACAGTGGACGCACAGGTGGTCAAAGTTA TGCTGCTTGGCGACTCCATAACCGAGATCACCTGCTGGAGGCCGCTGGTGTGGGAGCAGATCGCTGCGGCCGGGCTGGCGGGCGACGTCGATCTGGTTGGGACCATGAGCGACCTCGACGGCCGCTGCTCGCGCCCCTCGGGCTTCGACCCGGACCACGAGGGCCACTCGGGCTGGCAGGCCTACGACATTGCCCGGAACAACATCGCCGGCTGGGTCCGGAGCGCCCGGCCGGACGTGGTCCAGTTCATGCTCGGCACCAACGACGTCAACATCGGCAAGCGCGACGTCCAGTCCGTCCTCGATTCGTACACCATCATGCTCGACGCCATGCGTGACGCGAATCCCAACGTCAAGGTCATT ATCGACAAGCTGATCCCGACAAGCTGGAGCGACGCGACCATCGAGGCCATCAACAGCGCCATCCCCggctgggcggcggcgcacTCGACGGCGCAGTCGCCCGTCGAGGTGGCCGACTGCTCGCGCGCCGCCGGCTTCACCAACGACATGCTGCAGGCCGACGGCGTCCACCCCAACGAGCTGGGCGACCGCTTCATCGCCGAGCAGGTCGGGCCGAAGCTGATCCAGTTCATCAGCGACGCTCGTGCTCGTGTCCGGAACTATTAG